Within the Polymorphobacter megasporae genome, the region ATGCGACGCTGATCACGACGCTGCGCGACGTTCTCGACACCAACGGCTCGGCGGCGATCACCTTTTTCGAGCTGACCACCGCGGTCGCCTTCCTCGCCTTCGCCCGCTCGCCCGCCGACGCGGCGGTGATCGAGGTCGGCATGGGCGGGCGGCTCGATGCGACCAACGTCGTTACGCCGGTCGTCACCGGCATCGCCGCGCTCGGCCTCGACCACCAGCCGTGGCTCGGCAATTCGATCCTCGACATCGCCGGGGAGAAGGCCGGAATCGCCAAGCGCGGCGTGCCGCTGCTGCTGTCGCGCTATCCCAAGGCGGTCACCGCGCGGATCGCCGAGGTCGCCGGGCTGGCGGGGGCGAAGCTTCGCATCCGCGGCGACGACTGGGACGCGGCGCTGTACGAGGGCGCGCTCCACTACCGCGATATCGACGGCAAGCTCGCGCTGCCGCTGCCCCGGCTGACCGGCGCGCACCAGCTCGACAATGCCGCGCTGGCGGTGGCGATGCTGCGCCACCAGAACGCGGTGCCGGTGCCCGATAGCGCGCTGCGTGCAGGGATGGGCTGGGCCGAATGGCCGGCGCGGCTGCAACGGCTCGACCGCGGGCCGCTCGTGGCGACGCTGCCGGCGGGGAGCGAGGCTTGGCTCGACGGCGGGCACAACCCGTCGGCGGGGCGGGTTATCGCCGATGCCTTCCGCGGCCATCCGCTCGCTGAACGTCCGTTCTATCTTGTCGTCGGCATGCTCGATACCAAGGACCCGGCCGGCTTTCTCAAACCTTTCGCGGGGCGCGCGACGGCGGTCTATGCCGTGCCGATCCGGGGCCATGCGTCGCATCCGGGCGAAACGATCGTCGCGCGGGCGAAGGATACCGGGCTGCCCGGGATCGCCGCCGCCTCGGTCGCCGACGCCCTCGCTGCGATCGCCAAGGGGGCCGACCGCGCGCGGCCGCCGGTGGTGCTGATCACGGGGTCGCTCCATCTCGCGGGCGAGGTGCTCGCGGCGAACGGGCAGAGCCCGGCGTGACGGCTCCCCTCCCCTTTAGGGGAGGGGCGAGAGACGCGCCTCTTGGCGTGGCCCGGGGGTGGGGGCTTCTCCGAGCGATGCGGCTCGTGGTGACTGCCCCACCCCCGACCCTCCCCTAAAGGGGAGGGGAGGAGAAAAGCTCAGTTCGTGTCGTTCGCGCCCGCCGTAAACCGCCCCGCGTACCGCTTCGTGATCCGCTCGACCGGCATCACCACGAACACATCGACCGTGTTGAACTGCGGATCGACATACGCCCCGTCGCCGATGAATGCCCCGACGCGGAGGTAGCCCTTGACCAGCGGCGGCAGCGCCCGCGCGGTCAGCCGCTGGTCGTAGGCAAGCGCGGTCATCCGGTCCATCGGCACATAATGTTCCGCAAGCGCCCTTGCGCGCAGCTCGGGCGGGGCAAGGTGGTGGTGGTACAGATACGACAGCTCGGCGGCATGGACCCGCGGGTCGGCCCCGTGGAGCGACGCGCAGCCGAACATATGGCCGATCGCATGTGTCTGGAGGTAGCTCGCGATTCCGCGCCACAACAGGGTGATCGTCGCGTTGTTGCGGTACGCCGGAGCGACGCAGCTCCGCCCGAGCTCGAGCAACTGCCCGCCGGTGGTCGACTGCTCGATCAGCGGCGACAGGTCGTATTCGCCCGCCGAATAGAAGCCGTGGTTCATCTGCGCTACGACCTGGCGGAGCAGGCGGTAGGTGCCGACGACGTGCGGGCCGTCGCCGGGCATGCCGTGGTCGATGACGAGCAGGTGGTCGCAGATCGCGTCATACGTATCGACGTCGCGCTTGGCCGCGACCATCGCGGGCGACGGCGTCGCCCCCATCTCGTCGTAGAAAATCTGGTAGCGCAGTGCCTGTGCGGCGGCGATTTCCGCCTCCGACGTCGCCAGCCGGACGTCGAGCTGCCCCGACCGGTGGATGTGCGGCGCTCCCGCCAGCAAATGAGCCGCCACCGCCGTCGCCTGCTTCGCCGCAAAACCCATGATCACGTCCCCGCGCCGCGCCCAAGTCCGGGCATCTACCGGTGAATTGTTACAGTGTAACTTATACGGGCGGGGTCGGGCCAGCGGTGCCGTTCGGGGTTGTCGCATCGCGGAGCGGGGAAACGCGCGGTGCTTCGTCGATCAGCCCGCGCCGAAGCATGTAGAGGTAGATCAGGATCCCCGGCAGCGCGGCGACGGTGGTCAGCAGGTAGAACGACGGATAGCCGATCGCGGTGATCAACGCCCCGGTGCTCAACCCCGCGACGAGCCGCCCAAGGACCGACGCCGCCGCCGACAGAAGTGCGAACTGTGTCGCGGTGAAGCGCAGGTCGCACAGCGCCGACAGATAGGCGACGACCGCGACGCCCCCGACCCCGCTGCTGAAATTCTCGAAGCCGATCGACGCCGCCATGCCGATGTTGGTATGTCCGGCGACCGCCAATGCGGCGAAGCTGAGGTTCGACACCATCATCAGGATGAGGCTGACGAGGACCGCACGGCGCAGCCCAAGCTGGGTGTAAACGATCCCGCCAACGAAGATTCCGACGAGCGTCGCGACCAGCCCGAGCCCGACATCGTAGAAAGCGACCTCGTCCTTGGTGAAGCCGAGGTCGTGGAACAGCAGCCGGAAGCTGAGGTTCGCCAGCGTGTCGCCGAGCTTGTGGACCAGCACGAAGAGCAGGACGAGCAGTGCGCCGTCGCGTTTGAAGAAGTCGGCGAGCGGCGCGATCACCGCATCGATGACCGCACTCGCGCCGCGCGCGGTATCGGCGACCCGCCGCTGGACCGGCTCGCCGAGCAGCCATCCCGCCGCGATCGCGGGGAGCGCGAACAGCGACATCGCGACATAGGCGGTCGACCAGCCCTGTCGCGCGGCGATGACGAGCGCGAAGCCGCCCGCCGCCTTCGCCCCGAGCTGCCAGCCGTATTGCGACATGCCCGACCCGACGCCCAATTGTTCGGGGGTCAGCGTCTCGATGCGGAAGGCGTCGATGACGATGTCGTAGCTCGCGCCGAAAAACGCGACCGTCAGCGTCGCCGCGACGACTGGGGCGAGCCCGGCGGCGGGGTCGGCGAGGCCGAGCCAGCACACCGACGCCATGACGCCAATGCCGATCACCACCAGCCACGCCCGCCGCTGGCCGATCGCCCGCGCCAGCCCGGGGATGCGGAAGCGGTCGATCAAGGGAGCCCAGAGGAACTTGATGTTGTACAGCAGGAACGCGAGGGTAAACGCGGTCACCGCCTTCTTGTCGATCCCCGCCTCGGCCAGCCGTGTCGTCAGCGTAGCCGCGATCATTGCAAACGGGAATCCCGACGAAATCCCGAGCAGCAACGCCCCGACCGGCGCGCGTTCGGTATACGGGCGGATGCCGGCGGGAATGGTCGCGCGCCAGCCGGTCGCGGAGGTCAAAGCGCGCTCTCCGACTCGTTCACGCGATCGGAAGTTGACGAAGTTGACGCCACGTCGAAAAGAAACGCACCCCCGGTGAACCGGGTCGGTGTTTTCGGCTGGGAGCGGAAGGGCGCGGTGTTCATCGAGCGATGTTACCCGCTCGGCTCGCGTGTAGGACAGCGCTAATTACGGTCACACTCCCCCGTCACCCCGGCGCAGGCCGGGACTCATGGTGGTGCAAGCACCGAAGTTCGCGTTGCGCGGCGAGTTGGGCCCCGGCCTGCGCCGGGGTGACGGCGGGGTTGGCGTGTTTTCCGCCCGCCTAAGATGCTTCGCCGCTCACGCTCTTCCCCGTCACCCCGGCGCAGGCCGGGGCCCATGGTGGTGCAAGCGCCGAACTTCGCGGTGCGCGGGATCGTTGGCCAGGCCTGTGCCGCAGTGACGGCGATGGTTGGGCGACGATGCTAGCCTTCCTGGGGCTCGCCTTCGTGGGGCGTCACGGTATGAGGGCAAAGTGAACCGCCTGCTGACCTTCTATGCCGACGCCTTCGGGGTGATGGCGCTGTGCCTTGGTGCCGCGTTCGTGCTGGGTCTGATTATCGGTCTCGAGCGCCAGATCCGCCAGCGCAGCGCAGGTCTGCGCACGATGGTGCTCGTCTCGCTCGGCGCCGCGGCCTTCACCCTGCTCGGCGGGCGTCTGCTCGGCGGCGAAGGTCAGGTTCGGATCA harbors:
- a CDS encoding AmpG family muropeptide MFS transporter, which gives rise to MTSATGWRATIPAGIRPYTERAPVGALLLGISSGFPFAMIAATLTTRLAEAGIDKKAVTAFTLAFLLYNIKFLWAPLIDRFRIPGLARAIGQRRAWLVVIGIGVMASVCWLGLADPAAGLAPVVAATLTVAFFGASYDIVIDAFRIETLTPEQLGVGSGMSQYGWQLGAKAAGGFALVIAARQGWSTAYVAMSLFALPAIAAGWLLGEPVQRRVADTARGASAVIDAVIAPLADFFKRDGALLVLLFVLVHKLGDTLANLSFRLLFHDLGFTKDEVAFYDVGLGLVATLVGIFVGGIVYTQLGLRRAVLVSLILMMVSNLSFAALAVAGHTNIGMAASIGFENFSSGVGGVAVVAYLSALCDLRFTATQFALLSAAASVLGRLVAGLSTGALITAIGYPSFYLLTTVAALPGILIYLYMLRRGLIDEAPRVSPLRDATTPNGTAGPTPPV
- a CDS encoding bifunctional folylpolyglutamate synthase/dihydrofolate synthase, whose product is MEAARSDNPVLDALLAAAFKLHPATIDLALGRLERLLGRLGNPHLKLPPVFHVAGTNGKGSTVAFLRAGLEASGRRVHVYTSPHLVRFNERIRLGGAIIDDATLITTLRDVLDTNGSAAITFFELTTAVAFLAFARSPADAAVIEVGMGGRLDATNVVTPVVTGIAALGLDHQPWLGNSILDIAGEKAGIAKRGVPLLLSRYPKAVTARIAEVAGLAGAKLRIRGDDWDAALYEGALHYRDIDGKLALPLPRLTGAHQLDNAALAVAMLRHQNAVPVPDSALRAGMGWAEWPARLQRLDRGPLVATLPAGSEAWLDGGHNPSAGRVIADAFRGHPLAERPFYLVVGMLDTKDPAGFLKPFAGRATAVYAVPIRGHASHPGETIVARAKDTGLPGIAAASVADALAAIAKGADRARPPVVLITGSLHLAGEVLAANGQSPA
- a CDS encoding GNAT family N-acetyltransferase codes for the protein MGFAAKQATAVAAHLLAGAPHIHRSGQLDVRLATSEAEIAAAQALRYQIFYDEMGATPSPAMVAAKRDVDTYDAICDHLLVIDHGMPGDGPHVVGTYRLLRQVVAQMNHGFYSAGEYDLSPLIEQSTTGGQLLELGRSCVAPAYRNNATITLLWRGIASYLQTHAIGHMFGCASLHGADPRVHAAELSYLYHHHLAPPELRARALAEHYVPMDRMTALAYDQRLTARALPPLVKGYLRVGAFIGDGAYVDPQFNTVDVFVVMPVERITKRYAGRFTAGANDTN